Genomic segment of Brachyhypopomus gauderio isolate BG-103 chromosome 10, BGAUD_0.2, whole genome shotgun sequence:
CACATACCTTGATACCGCTGATTACATACATTGTAAAACGAACAAGCAATTAGCATATTATAAATTAAGTTATTTAATTAGCTAATTGTCCTTGCATTTTGAGCTCTGTATTGAAGTCAGGGTGAACTCTGAACTCATAGGTGCAGAGATAGTCTCAGGTTTGCCATAATGTTCTTTTAAACCCCCTAAGCTTTAAGAGAACTTCTCAATAATTACATATAACTGGACAACAACCCCAACCCCCAAAcccctgcatacacacacagattacacagagCTAATCTCATTATTTTGGTGTTTAACCTCCTGAAGGGACCTTTACCATCATAGTCAATTTTGCCATCGTTGTTCTTGTCTCCGTCTTTCATCAGCTCATCTATGTCGTCCTCGGTGATGGTCTCGCCCGTGGCTTCCAGCATGAACTTCAGCTCGTCCAGGTCGATGTAACCGTCTGCGTTCCTGTTCACACACAAGCACCCCTTACCTCCCAGACACTGGACGCTGTTGACTGGGTTTGTGCAGGTCGTCTAAGGACAATCATACTTATCAAACATGCGGAAGAGCTCGGCCAGTTCCTCCTCAGACTTCCCTTTACTGTCGTCTTTCATGCacctcaccatcatcaccagGAACTCCTCAAAGTCCACCGTACCACTACCTGCAGAAATACAAACCCCACGCGAGACACGAGGAGTCGCCACTGAACATCCTGCACCAGAGGGCATGGGCTCATGTCCAGAAGTGAGTATGAGAGTCACTTCACTTAGCACCCACAGGCAAATTGAACAGAACCTCTGGTTTACTAATACCTATTTAATCTATTGATCAAATGTAGACtgttatgtgtgaatgtgaaaaaattgAAGTCCTTCAAAATAAGCATCATTAGGTCCACATCACTGGGTCCACAGAAAATAACTTTGTGTACACTAATAAAGACAGGCTAGGCTAAATTATCTAGGGTATAAAAAGAAGGGGCTAGGGTATGTAATCTAGGATATAAAATGAAGGGGCTAGATAAGATAACACTACTAATCTTCAAAGGGAAATTATAGCCTAGTGTTCCAGCAGCGTGCACAAATAGAGAGAATACACTGGGTGGGTGGACAgaataaaaacagaatacaacaaCTGTTCAGAAATACTACACAATCTAAATATatcaacattgtgtgtgtgtgtgtgtgtgtgtgtgtgtgtgtgtgtgtgtgtgtgtacattcaaCTATAGCTATGCTAACATGCATTGCTTGATACAGCTAGTTAGTAGTGATACAATCTTCTTCTACAGTTAGTTTTACCATTTGGAGTTCTACAGTAATAAGTACCCAAATGCAACGCAAAATACAGTGGTGTAAGCTGTAAAGAGGTGCAGAATAAGCAGTAATGCAGTGCAGATGATGCATAGATGACAGTCATCCCTGGGAAACAGATCAATCAAAGTGCAGAGTTGTACTAGACTGGAGTAAGTCATCTAGGGTATAAAAGGAAGGGGCTAGGGTAAGTCATCTAGGGTATAAAAGGAAGGAGCTAGGGTAAGTCATCTAGGGTATAAAAGGAAGGGGCTAGTGTAAGTAATCTAGGGTATAAAAGGAAGGGGCTAGGGTAAGTCATCTAGGGTATAAAAGGAAAGGGCTAGTGTAAGTCATCTAGGGTATAAAAGGAAGGGGCTAGGGTAAGTCATCTAGGGTATAAAAGGAAAGGGCTAGTGTAAGTAATCTAGGGTATAAAAGGAAGGGGCTAGGGTAAGTCATCTAGGATATAAAAGGAAAGGGCTAGTGTAAGTAATATAGGGTATAAAATGAAGGGGCTAGTGTAAGTAATCTAGGGTATAAAAGGAAGGGGCTAGGGTAAGTCATCTAGGATATAAAAGGAAAGGGCTAGTGTAAGTAATCTAGGGTATAAAAGGAAGGGGCTAGTGTAAGTCATCTAGGCTATAAAGGAAGGGGCTAGGGTAAGTCATCTAGGGTATAAAGGAAGGGGCTAGTGTAAGTCATTTAGGATATAAAAGGAAAGGGCTAGTGTAAGTAATATAGGGTATAAAAGGAAGGGGCTAGTGTAAGTAATCTAGGGTATAAAAGGAAGGGGCTAGTGTAAGTCATCTAGGCTATAAAGGAAGGGGCTAGGGTAAGTCATCTAGGGTATAAAGGAAGGGGCTAGTGTAAGTCATTTAGGATATAAAAGGAAAGGGCTAGTGTAAGTAATCTAGGGTATAAAAGGAAGGGGCTAGTGTAAGTAATCTAGGCTATAAAGGAAGGGGCTAGGGTAAGTCATCTAGGGTATAAAGGAAGGGGCTAGTGTAAGTCATTTAGGATATAAAAGGAAAGGGCTAGTGTAAGTAATCTAGGGTATAAAAGGAAGGGGCTAGTGTAAGTAATCTAGGGTATAAAAGGAAGGGGCTAATGTAAGTCATCTAGGATATAAAAGGAAAGGGCTAGTGTAAGTAATCTAGGGTATAAAAGTAAGGGGCTAGTGTAAGTCATCTAGGCTATAAAGGAAGGGGCTAGGGTAAGTAATCTAGGGTTTAAAAGTAAGGGGCTAGGGTAAGTCATCTAGGCTATAAAGGAAGGGGCTAGTGTAAGTAATCTAGGGTATAAAAGGAAGGGGCTAGTGTAAGTAATCTAGGCTATAAAGGAAGGGGCTAGGGTAAGTCATCTAGGGTATAAAGGAAGGGGCTAGTGTAAGTCATTTAGGATATAAAAGGAAAGGGCTAGTGTAAGTAATCTAGGGTATAAAAGGAAGGGGCTAGTGTAAGTAATCTAGGGTATAAAAGGAAGGGGCTAATGTAAGTCATCTAGGATATAAAAGGAAAGGGCTAGTGTAAGTAATCTAGGGTATAAAAGTAAGGGGCTAGTGTAAGTCATCTAGGCTATAAAGGAAGGGGCTAGGGTAAGTAATCTAGGGTTTAAAAGTAAGGGGCTAGGGTAAGTCATCTAGGCTATAAAGGAAGGGGCTAGTGTAAGTAATCTAGGGTATAAAAGTAAGGGGCTAGGGTAAGTCATCTAGGCTATAAAGGAAGGGGCTAGTGTAAGTAATCTAGGGTATAAAAGTAAGGGGCTAGGGTAAGTCATCTAGGCTATAAAGGAAGGGGCTAGGGTAAGTCATGTAAAGACTGAGTGCCTTTACCATCCTCATCCACTTCGTCGATCATCTCCTGCAGCTCCTCGGGTGTTGGGTTCTGCCCCAGCATCCTCAGCACCTTGCCCAGCTCCTTGGTGCTGATGCAGCCGTCCTCCGCGTCCTGCACGAAGATGTCGAAGGCGGCCCGGAACTCTGCAGCGCAGCACAGTCATTGGCCAGCGTGCCACACTGGGAGGGGGCAgctctcagcacacacacagcctctgtgcgggggggtggggggggctctCTGCTACAGCTGCTCTAAAACCCTCAGCTTCCCTGGTACAATACATGGTGTCTGCGACACTATGTTGAATTCTGGTGTTATTCttgcctttttttttcttttttcaatttaaatgtaaatcaaGTTTCATGTTTAGTTACTGTTTTCATGtttagttactgttgctgtAGTCCTAATTACAGTGCGACAATGGCAATAATGCTTGTAACATTACAGATACTTCAGAAGGCTATAGATACTTCAGAAGGCTTATGAGATCATGCTAATTTGGAATATGGTCAAACTGACAGTGTTACCCTAAAGCTCATTTAATAGCCATTAACAACCAAATATGaattaacaaacaaaactactgtatatatacaaaacataaatatatgaccaaaacaaatatatattcCACATACCATTTTTCTGCTCATCAGTGAGCTGTTCAACCTGTAGGGATCAAGATTAGGGAAATGACACAttaaacatttcacacacacacacacacacacacacacacacacacacacacacacacacacacacacacacatatttacacttACCCTTGTTTAGATCTCCATTCTTCTCTGCAAATCAGTTTGTGTTAGTCTGTAGTTGTTCATTATTTTCATTTGCATCTCCCACAGTCCCCACTACACAGGTTAGGTGTAgtttaggggtagggttaggggtaggggtaggggtaggggtagggttagggtagggttggggtaggttagggttaggggtaggttagggttaggggtagggttggggttaggggtaggttagggttaggggtagggttagggtagggttggggtaggttagggttaggggtaggttagggttaggggtagggttaggggtaggggtagggttaggggtagggtagggttaggttagggttagggttaggggtagggttaggggtagggtaggggtaggggtagggttgggttaggggtagggttggggttaggggtaggttagggttaggggt
This window contains:
- the tnnc1a gene encoding troponin C type 1a (slow), with the protein product MNDIYKAAVEQLTDEQKNEFRAAFDIFVQDAEDGCISTKELGKVLRMLGQNPTPEELQEMIDEVDEDGSGTVDFEEFLVMMVRCMKDDSKGKSEEELAELFRMFDKNADGYIDLDELKFMLEATGETITEDDIDELMKDGDKNNDGKIDYDEFLEFMKGVE